A window of the Equus przewalskii isolate Varuska chromosome 10, EquPr2, whole genome shotgun sequence genome harbors these coding sequences:
- the ABR gene encoding active breakpoint cluster region-related protein isoform X5 codes for MTDVLPQPDCSLKAVCEPLERCCLDRLEEPGSKRPPNTGARLWGRVRSKLLRQKLDPQTVETKNWHTDVIEMNGIKVEFSMKFTSRDMSLKRTPSKKQTGVFGVKISVVTKRERSKVPYIVRQCVEEVEKRGIEEVGIYRISGVATDIQALKAVFDANNKDILLMLSDMDINAIAGTLKLYFRELPEPLLTDRLYPAFMEGIALSDPAAKENCMMHLLRSLPDPNLITFLFLLEHLKRVAEKEPINKMSLHNLATVFGPTLLRPSEVESKAHLTSAADIWSHDVMAQVQVLLYYLQHPPISFAELKRNTLYFSTDV; via the exons ATGACCGACGTCCTGCCTCAGCCCGACTGCAGCCTGAAGGCGGTGTGCGAGCCCCTGGAGCGCTGCTGCCTGGATCGGCTGGAGGAGCCAGGGAGCAAGCGGCCCCCCAACACGGGCGCCCGGCTCTGGGGCCGGGTGCGCAGCAAGCTGCTCCGCCAAAAG ttGGATCCACAAACTGTAGAAACCAAGAACTGGCACACGGATGTGATTGAGATGAATGGG ATCAAAGTGGAATTCTCCATGAAATTCACCAGCCGAGACATGAGCCTGAAGAGGACCCCATCCAAAAAGCAGACCGGCGTCTTTGGTGTGAAGATCAGCGTGGTGACTAA GCGGGAGCGCTCCAAGGTGCCCTACATCGTCCGGCAGTGTGTGGAAGAGGTGGAGAAGAGGGGCATCGAGGAGGTCGGCATCTACCGGATATCAGGGGTGGCCACGGACATCCAGGCACTGAAGGCCGTCTTCGATGCCA ATAACAAGGACATCCTGCTTATGCTGAGTGACATGGACATCAACGCCATTGCTGGCACCCTCAAGCTCTACTTCCGGGAGCTGCCCGAGCCCCTCCTCACAGACAGACTTTACCCAGCCTTCATGGAGGGCATCG ccctgtcAGACCCTGCTGCCAAGGAAAACTGCATGATGCACCTGCTCCGCTCCCTGCCTGACCCCAACCTCAtcaccttcctcttcctgctggaACACTTGAAAAG GGTTGCTGAGAAGGAGCCCATCAACAAAATGTCCCTTCACAATCTGGCGACCGTGTTTGGCCCCACGTTACTGAGACCCTCAGAAGTGGAGAGCAAAGCACACCTCACGTCGGcagcagacatctggtcccatgATGTCATGGCACAG GTCCAGGTCCTCCTCTACTACCTGCAGCACCCCCCCATTTCCTTCGCAGAACTGAAGCGGAACACACTGTACTTCTCCACGGATGTGTAG